In Rubrobacter radiotolerans DSM 5868, a genomic segment contains:
- a CDS encoding GntR family transcriptional regulator → MDLRIDQKSHVPVHVQLKEQVKHLILSGRVEVGERLPSIRALAGFLRVNRNTVARVVADLEREGYVETRRGSGVYVLEPPVGDAERRREEVVERVMDLAAARDVPVEEVAHALLARAGVSGREKVPVLFVECTRAELDQFAGELEAQLPVEVERVLLEDLPERLEGADELPWRLAATTFFHIHEVQELLEGRGVEVVALLAEANIESLQRLMKLEEGTTVGIVGVSETCMVNLSRSLEGAGLDHLELREVYLDQAEELERLLGEARAVICSSITARRLRELSAGREVEVIEEDRTLDRGGVEMLGRLLRELAR, encoded by the coding sequence ATGGATTTACGCATAGATCAGAAGAGTCACGTACCGGTACACGTGCAGCTTAAGGAGCAGGTGAAGCACCTGATCCTCTCGGGGCGGGTGGAGGTTGGGGAGCGGCTCCCGAGCATCCGGGCGCTCGCGGGGTTTTTGCGGGTCAACCGGAACACCGTTGCGCGGGTCGTCGCCGACCTTGAGCGCGAGGGTTACGTCGAGACCCGGCGCGGGAGCGGGGTCTACGTGCTCGAACCGCCGGTCGGTGACGCAGAGCGGAGGCGCGAGGAGGTTGTCGAGCGCGTGATGGACCTTGCGGCCGCGAGGGACGTACCGGTCGAGGAGGTCGCGCACGCGCTGCTCGCCCGTGCGGGCGTGAGCGGGCGGGAGAAGGTCCCGGTGCTGTTCGTCGAGTGCACGCGCGCCGAGCTCGACCAGTTCGCCGGGGAGCTCGAAGCGCAGCTACCCGTCGAGGTGGAGCGGGTGCTCCTTGAGGACCTGCCGGAGCGGCTTGAGGGCGCGGACGAGTTGCCCTGGAGGCTCGCGGCGACGACGTTCTTCCACATCCACGAGGTCCAGGAGCTTCTGGAGGGGCGCGGGGTCGAGGTCGTCGCGTTGCTCGCCGAGGCGAACATCGAGAGCCTTCAGCGGCTGATGAAGCTGGAAGAGGGTACGACCGTCGGCATCGTCGGAGTTTCCGAGACGTGCATGGTGAACCTGTCGCGGTCGCTTGAGGGCGCGGGACTGGACCATCTGGAGCTTCGGGAGGTCTATCTGGACCAGGCCGAAGAGCTGGAGCGACTTCTCGGGGAGGCGCGGGCCGTGATCTGCTCCAGCATAACCGCCCGGAGGCTGCGGGAGTTGAGCGCCGGACGGGAGGTAGAGGTGATCGAAGAAGACCGCACCCTCGACCGGGGCGGCGTCGAGATGCTCGGACGGCTGCTCCGGGAGCTCGCCCGCTAG
- a CDS encoding AzlC family ABC transporter permease — translation MKRGEGAGEVTFTRAGAFAGARRCLPVVAGGVAIGLVFGVLAGQAGLSTLEAGLMSALVFSGAAQFVVIGLWTSPVPVAGAVIATLVVGLRHLLMGAALAPTFRKLPKGRAYGSVFFMADENWALTMREFAKGRRDAAFLLGGGLAMFLSWTVFTVIGSAAGSFIRDPARWGLDFAFTAIFLALLAGFFRGRASLLPWGVAAIVAVAAHELLPGQWYILLGGLAGSLAGVIADER, via the coding sequence ATGAAGCGAGGAGAAGGGGCGGGGGAGGTCACGTTCACGCGTGCTGGAGCGTTCGCCGGGGCGCGGCGGTGCTTGCCGGTGGTGGCCGGCGGGGTTGCGATCGGGCTCGTGTTCGGAGTGCTTGCCGGGCAGGCGGGGCTGAGCACTCTTGAAGCCGGCCTGATGAGCGCGCTCGTGTTCTCGGGAGCGGCGCAGTTCGTCGTGATCGGGCTCTGGACGAGCCCGGTGCCGGTCGCCGGGGCGGTGATCGCGACGCTCGTTGTCGGGCTTCGGCACCTGCTTATGGGGGCGGCCCTCGCTCCGACCTTCCGGAAGCTCCCGAAGGGGAGAGCCTACGGGAGCGTGTTCTTTATGGCCGACGAGAACTGGGCGCTTACGATGAGGGAGTTCGCGAAGGGCCGCAGGGACGCCGCGTTTTTGCTCGGCGGGGGACTCGCGATGTTCCTCTCGTGGACGGTCTTCACCGTTATCGGGAGTGCGGCCGGGAGCTTTATCCGGGACCCGGCGCGCTGGGGGCTCGACTTCGCCTTCACCGCCATCTTTCTCGCGCTGCTCGCCGGGTTCTTTCGCGGCCGGGCGAGCCTTCTGCCCTGGGGCGTTGCGGCGATCGTCGCGGTCGCGGCCCACGAGCTGTTGCCGGGGCAGTGGTACATACTCCTTGGCGGACTCGCCGGGAGCCTTGCGGGGGTGATCGCCGATGAGCGTTGA
- a CDS encoding AzlD family protein, which translates to MSVDPLVVATIALMALATYATRAGGLWLASRIEPGGRVGSFLEAIPGAILVSLVAPVVVLGGPALWVAAAAVLIVARRSGSLLAAMVVGVAVVLALRSAGVG; encoded by the coding sequence ATGAGCGTTGACCCGCTCGTTGTTGCGACGATCGCCCTGATGGCGCTTGCGACCTACGCGACCCGGGCCGGAGGACTCTGGCTCGCGAGCCGGATCGAGCCCGGCGGACGGGTAGGGAGCTTTCTGGAGGCTATACCGGGCGCGATCCTCGTCTCGCTCGTCGCGCCGGTCGTCGTGCTGGGCGGGCCGGCGCTCTGGGTCGCGGCGGCCGCCGTCCTGATCGTCGCCCGCAGAAGCGGGAGCCTTCTCGCCGCGATGGTCGTCGGGGTGGCGGTCGTTCTCGCTCTCCGCTCGGCCGGAGTCGGCTGA
- a CDS encoding DMT family transporter, with the protein MSLREFGMLLALGALWGASFVFIRVAAPALGPFVLVEGRVALASLALVAYLAVIGGLATLRPVRERWRGFLLLGTLNAAVPFVLISVAQLRLTASFGAILNSTTPLFAAVIGAVWLGDALTARKVVGLVFGIAGVAVLVGWSPIPVDALLFLAVLASLGAALFYGIGGSYAKKSFAGIPPLAMAVGQLGGAAVVVAPFAGAEAATGGADLSAVVVASMLALALVSTAAAYLIYFRLLASVGPTKTLTVTLLVPVFGTFFGAALLAEPFGGGTLPGLVMILASVLFVNEVRFGKSPKQPAEAR; encoded by the coding sequence ATGAGCCTCCGGGAGTTCGGGATGCTCCTCGCGCTCGGGGCGCTCTGGGGAGCGTCGTTCGTTTTTATCCGGGTGGCGGCGCCGGCGCTCGGTCCGTTCGTGCTCGTCGAGGGGCGGGTCGCGCTCGCCTCGCTCGCGCTCGTTGCGTACCTCGCCGTTATAGGGGGGCTTGCGACACTCCGGCCCGTGCGGGAGCGGTGGCGGGGTTTTTTGCTTCTCGGGACGCTGAACGCCGCGGTGCCGTTCGTGTTGATCTCCGTCGCCCAGCTTCGGCTCACCGCCTCGTTCGGGGCGATCCTCAACTCCACGACCCCGCTCTTTGCCGCCGTGATCGGGGCCGTCTGGCTCGGAGACGCCTTGACGGCGCGCAAGGTCGTGGGGCTCGTCTTCGGGATTGCGGGGGTAGCTGTGCTTGTCGGGTGGAGCCCGATCCCGGTCGATGCGTTGCTCTTTCTTGCGGTCCTTGCCTCGCTCGGGGCGGCGCTCTTCTACGGGATCGGCGGCTCCTACGCGAAAAAGAGCTTCGCGGGCATCCCGCCGCTCGCGATGGCCGTCGGACAGCTCGGCGGAGCGGCGGTCGTCGTCGCGCCGTTCGCCGGTGCGGAGGCCGCGACCGGCGGGGCGGACCTCTCGGCGGTCGTCGTCGCCTCGATGCTCGCGCTCGCGCTCGTCTCGACGGCGGCGGCGTACCTGATCTACTTCAGGCTCCTCGCCTCCGTCGGCCCGACAAAGACCCTGACCGTTACGCTGCTCGTCCCGGTCTTCGGGACGTTCTTCGGGGCCGCGCTCCTCGCCGAACCGTTCGGCGGCGGGACGCTTCCGGGTCTGGTCATGATCCTGGCGAGCGTCCTTTTCGTCAACGAGGTCCGCTTCGGGAAATCCCCGAAGCAGCCCGCCGAAGCGCGGTAA
- a CDS encoding NADP-dependent oxidoreductase, translated as MKAVAIEGFGGREVLRVVEMSVPEPEAGEVRVAVHAAGVGPWDVKTREGIFGGRKFPRVLGTEGAGVVDAVGAGVSDVEVGEAVIVYASGCYAEYVTAPADRLVPKPESLSFEEAAAVPVAGVTAYQALADELGVRAGETVLVAGATGGVGTFAVQLAKRLGARVVGTASARNHEYLTSLGADGAVDYSDPDWPERVREIVPDGVDAALDCVGGETFHRLFASVRDGGRVVSIAAFGESHDERGISHASFSARPTPERLGRLASYLREGKLHVEVSQVLPLEEAVRAHEIVERGHTRGKVVLKVR; from the coding sequence ATGAAGGCAGTAGCCATCGAGGGTTTCGGCGGCCGGGAGGTCCTGCGCGTCGTCGAGATGTCCGTACCCGAACCGGAGGCGGGTGAGGTCCGAGTCGCCGTGCATGCCGCAGGGGTCGGCCCGTGGGACGTAAAGACGCGGGAGGGGATCTTCGGCGGGCGGAAGTTCCCGCGCGTCCTCGGAACCGAGGGCGCGGGCGTCGTTGATGCCGTCGGCGCGGGTGTCTCGGACGTAGAGGTCGGGGAGGCCGTGATCGTCTACGCGAGCGGCTGCTACGCGGAGTACGTTACGGCCCCCGCTGACCGCCTCGTCCCGAAGCCCGAAAGCCTCAGCTTCGAGGAGGCCGCCGCCGTCCCGGTCGCCGGGGTCACGGCCTACCAGGCGCTTGCGGACGAGCTTGGCGTGCGCGCCGGCGAGACCGTACTCGTGGCGGGGGCGACCGGCGGAGTCGGGACGTTCGCCGTGCAGCTTGCGAAGAGGCTCGGAGCAAGGGTCGTCGGGACCGCGAGCGCGCGCAACCACGAGTACCTGACCTCGCTCGGAGCGGACGGCGCCGTCGACTACAGCGACCCGGACTGGCCCGAAAGGGTCCGGGAGATCGTCCCGGACGGCGTCGACGCCGCCCTTGACTGCGTCGGCGGCGAGACCTTCCATCGCCTCTTCGCGAGCGTCCGGGACGGAGGTCGGGTGGTCTCGATCGCGGCCTTCGGCGAGAGTCACGACGAGCGCGGCATCTCCCATGCCTCGTTCAGCGCGCGCCCTACACCGGAACGGCTCGGGAGGCTCGCCTCCTACCTCCGCGAGGGCAAACTCCACGTCGAGGTCTCGCAGGTCCTGCCGCTCGAAGAAGCCGTCCGGGCGCACGAGATCGTCGAGCGCGGCCACACACGCGGGAAGGTCGTGCTGAAGGTCCGGTAG